A single window of Falco rusticolus isolate bFalRus1 chromosome 6, bFalRus1.pri, whole genome shotgun sequence DNA harbors:
- the CASP8AP2 gene encoding CASP8-associated protein 2 isoform X1 → MATDEDELGLFDIRYGAEASPFREGDESSVDIYDGLDNGLTVPDNSAPNSTPAGNSLNLFDEILIEEGTAKEASYNELQAEYGKCQQQIKELMKKFKEIQAQNVILQNENQALKKNISALIKTARVEINRKDEEISNLHQRLSEFPSHRSSFTRYLPGSTNGRCSEMCKTKDSKFRPPDSGDSVKMEHRMKNDCSKDTYHSYSSHNTDSGKSSSEKRNTPYLLRYPPEELCIDSTHTCLPNYDHSSNKDNRKERKEIKSNEQYSRGSGNKYKREVHQSTGNNGDSEEGNSDPQQKLKTLSEKASKNDLQQKSQSLKFKRSPSVERRVERGVSSREKQTTGKDRFQTRGELFADERSQNVLKKDIKTYDKDEKNAGQKNKPNEKLQEQPRRSGRGSSPHSKNEQSKSLHESRKCRMEESRKGKDTDCRRDRGANDYTSRDGRTSPSSSKSREHKYARLKENSSRYEWETAHSKSERHRTEEKRKRERENQDENKHFRNERKVAKEFFHQSAKESKKGTDVTKSERNKSCKLEATSRVADSFKDHKVPKTKDDHTGTKSKDLKLSFMEKLNLTLSPAKKQCLSPTDRLKTSSPKAADEGSAELTLQAELLDFAHPVNCGPTEQSDLTLQVLDSAAQSDGAPAPPVPVNSEDEAVEVAAADPAQSEALSAVAVDELSSGILPEAQVGQVQPQALPGAAELPVPDEMQAETSEAAEACDVVESEAPATAAAVSDLNHPESLPLEVAGSVAECENLPVMVGVMQDDDVPAAAQSEPVSESMRALPESAAEKKEDKIRLAANIESSADQCGSQNLVLDDSEAKNSGDLECCDITDDTSETKPDSLMEVVKDDDPLAAENVECPTEGEGICEINMGTSQSHDRTMLTEKDETLVDQNACDLEPDLTEIRTAASSLSGEMYPRTKDRETNPFAIDDDSSILSIDLNHLRYIPKAISPLNSPMRPLAKALKMESPCKGLVKSYNKDVIPESTVVVCPSKNLSKELNKENQKPVSMSDEHLEMESQLSISSDEIEEGEIISSDEEKSKLERGSENTKKSRPKASPEARNLTSSPQNQKSKTVCCNEDYGKFISVKVSTKKNGERHKNQTFRSSKDMKKNKTVSIASLEKIVHVIVEPSNVQEVMQMLRAVRKQMRKNYMKFKVHFPVQRFHRIIESGIINFTSLIKYLNFSKMSTLGETVKLNICDIIESKLKQVKKNAIVDRLFEQQVSDMKKQLWKFVDEQLDYLFEKIRRIIIKLCDVQNESKEGKFEKAGKQKHKIGHKNDVQRSRKRSLKARSQKHEEYIISKQIVGYQRPKCQHEKSKTDAPKPAFTKCLNSIDNTRNSQAKVHLFKENNLQGTLTPFKGVKYEKEGFQLSRDANKSDLSYELLTEQQASSLTFNLVSDAQMGEIFKSLLQGSDLLEKNGGNIDRNEWEFRTPEKQVLDSYKCRGNAAELVQEVVPKETCVESRPVEDINWPIVSPVRAPSLASRLQMSVDPDVLDESCMFEVPTNAASCKEDECNLQKNKSFVSSILLEDLAVSLTIPSPLKSDAHLSFLKPENNSSSTPEGVLSAHYSEDALLEEEDATEQDIHLALESDNSSSKSSCSSSWTSRPVAPGFQCRPSLPMQAVIMEKSNDHFIVKIRRAVPSISTASDQVALVKEARVSSAKIEKEEIRSGAKERDSQIATAATVQGTVKPDLVKTDRLPHVSIGKEQHPALPQPLKESYNSIGKEETTGLLGPCRKSSNAENHDTESPDEGSEQSQAHKLKVSENINEMGVGCSLESYVDITDDIVGEISCCAVKSTANNRSQETSAGNLETSNKKEELEECAGAFIDLTGEFSNETAAGECNFETKSTSNTDEGCQKSIDDKTSKKRKKESVRENSNSKRQRRETESAGEGSDASDTKSEEVNSAPKLCSSKKNELQQNKDSSPSASSASSPSLYAKNIIKKKGEVVVSWTRNDDREILLECQRKGPSSKTFGSLATRLNKSPNQVSERFKQLMKLFKKSKCK, encoded by the exons GCTATCAGAATTTCCCAGTCATCGAAGTAGTTTCACCAGATACCTTCCAGGATCAACTAATGGAAGGTGCTCTGAGATGTGTAAAACAAAAGATTCCAAATTCAGACCTCCTGATTCAGGTGACAGTGTAAAGATGgagcacagaatgaaaaatgactgTTCAAAAGATACATACCACAGTTACTCATCTCATAATACAGACAGTGGGAAGTCTagctctgaaaaaagaaacactccATATTTGCTGAGATACCCTCCCGAAGAGCTCTGCATTGACAGTACTCATACCTGTCTGCCAAACTATGACCATAGTTCCAACAAGgataacagaaaggaaagaaaagaaattaaaagtaatgaaCAGTACAGTAGGGGAAGTGGcaacaaatacaaaagagaAGTACATCAGAGCACTGGAAACAACGGTGACAGTGAAGAAGGAAACTCAGATCctcagcaaaagctgaaaactcTTTCAGAGAAAGCTAGTAAAAATGACTTGCAACAAAAAAGTCAGAGCTTAAAATTCAAACGCAGTCCAAGTGTAGAAAGAAGAGTAGAAAGAGGTGTTTCTTCCAGGGAAAAACAAACTACTGGTAAAGACAGATTTCAAACAAGAGGTGAATTGTTTGCTGATGAGAGATCgcaaaatgtattaaaaaaagacattaaaacatatgataaagatgaaaaaaatgctggccaaaaaaataaaccaaatgaaAAGCTACAAGAGCAACCAAGGAGATCTGGTAGAGGGAGTAGTCCACACTCAAAGAATGAACAATCAAAGAGTCTTCATGAATCACGTAAATGTCGCATGGAAGAgtctagaaaaggaaaagacactGACTGCAGGAGAGACAGGGGAGCAAATGATTATACTTCTCGAGATGGAAGGACTTCACCTTCTAGTTCCAAAAGCAGAGAACATAAATATGCACGCTTGAAGGAAAACAGTAGTAGATATGAATGGGAAACAGCACATTCCAAATCAGAAAGacacagaactgaagaaaaaaggaaaagagaaagagagaatcAGGATGAGaataaacattttagaaatgaaagaaaagttgcaaaagaattttttcaCCAATCTGCAAAAGAATCCAAGAAAGGTACAGATGTTACAAAAAGTGAGAGAAACAAGTCCTGTAAGCTAGAAGCAACATCCAGAGTAGCAGACAGTTTTAAAGACCATAAAGTTCCCAAAACTAAAGATGATCACACTGGGACAAAAAGCAAAGACTTAAAACTTAGCTTTATGGAAAAGCTAAATTTAACTCTTTCTCCTGCTAAGAAGCAGTGTCTCTCTCCAACAGATAGACTTAAAACATCTTCCCCAAAGGCCGCTGATGAGGGGAGTGCAGAGCTCACGCTGCAGGCAGAACTGTTAGATTTTGCCCACCCTGTTAACTGTGGTCCCACAGAGCAATCTGATTTAACACTACAAGTTCTGGACAGTGCAGCTCAAAGTGACGGGGCACCAGCACCGCCAGTTCCTGTTAATTCTGAAGATGAAGCAGTGGAAGTTGCAGCAGCAGATCCAGCACAATCTGAAGCATTGTCAGCAGTGGCAGTGGATGAACTGAGCTCGGGAATCTTACCAGAAGCACAAGTGGGTCAGGTACAGCCCCAGGCCttgccaggagcagcagagttACCTGTTCCTGATGAGATGCAGGCTGAAAcatcagaagcagcagaggcttGTGATGTGGTTGAATCGGAAGCCCCAGCTACAGCAGCGGCAGTGTCAGATCTGAATCACCCTGAATCTTTGCCCCTGGAGGTGGCAGGGAGTGTGGCAGAGTGTGAAAACTTGCCTGTGATGGTGGGTGTGATGCAGGATGATGAtgtaccagcagcagcacagtctgAACCTGTCAGTGAAAGTATGAGAGCCCTTCCAGagtcagcagcagagaagaaagaagataaaatacgGCTAGCTGCTAACATAGAAAGCTCAGCAGACCAATGTGGCTCTCAAAACCTTGTCTTGGATGACTCTGAAGCCAAAAATTCTGGTGACCTGGAGTGCTGTGATATCACAGATGATACTAGCGAAACAAAACCAGACTCTTTAATGGAAGTAGTGAAGGATGATGATCCTTTGGCTGCAGAAAATGTTGAGTGTCCCACTGAGGGAGAGGGTATCTGTGAAATTAATATGGGTACATCTCAGTCACATGACAGAACTATGTTAACTGAGAAGGATGAAACATTAGTTGACCAGAATGCTTGTGATCTGGAGCCAGACTTAACTGAAATCCGTACTGCAGCATCTTCTCTTAGCGGTGAGATGTATCCTAGAACTAAAGACAGAGAAACTAACCCATTTGCTATTGATGATGACAGCTCAATACTAAGCATTGATCTCAATCACTTGAGGTATATTCCGAAGGCAATCAGCCCACTGAACAGTCCGATGCGCCCTTTGGCTAAAGCACTTAAGATGGAAAGTCCCTGCAAAGGTCTTGTGAAGAGTTATAACAAAG atGTAATTCCTGAAAGTACAGTCGTTGTCTGTCCATCAAAGAATTTGTCAAAGGagttaaacaaagaaaatcagaagccAGTTAGCATGTCTGATGAACACTTGGAGATGGAGTCCCAGCTGAGTATCTCTTCAGATGAAATAGAAGAAGGAGAAATCATAAGCAGCgatgaagaaaaatctaaacTAGAAAGAGgctctgaaaatacaaagaagtCAAGACCAAAAGCTTCTCCCGAGGCACGAAATTTGACCAGCAGTCCGCAGAATCAAAAGAGCAAAACTGTGTGTTGCAATGAAGATTatggaaaatttatttctgtgaaagtaAGTACAAAGAAGAACGGAGAGAGGCATAAAAATCAGACTTTCAGATCTTCGAaggatatgaagaaaaataaaacagtgagcATTGCTTCTCTTGAAAAAATAGTTCATGTTATTGTTGAACCTTCAAATGTACAAGAAGTCATGCAGATGCTAAGAGCTGTACGaaaacagatgaggaaaaattaCATGAAGTTCAAGGTACACTTCCCAGTTCAACGTTTtcacagaattatagaatcTGGTATCATAAATTTTAcatcattaataaaatacttgaaCTTTTCCAAGATGTCTACATTAGGTGAGACAGTAAAATTGAATATCTGTGATATTATAGAGTCCAAACTTAAGCAAGTTAAAAAGAATGCAATAGTGGACCGTCTTTTTGAACAACAAGTATCAGATATGAAAAAACAGTTATGGAAATTTGTAGATGAACAGCTTGATTACTTATTTGAAAAGATAAGGAGAATTATAATAAAACTATGTGATGTGCAAAATGAGAGTAAGGAAGGGAaatttgaaaaagcaggaaagcaaaaacacaAGATCGGTCATAAAAATGATGTGCAAAGATCTAGAAAAAGGTCCCTGAAAGCCAGATCTCAAAAGCACGAAGAATATatcatttcaaagcaaattgtGGGTTATCAGCGACCTAAGTGTCAGCACgagaaaagtaaaacagatgCACCAAAACCTGCCTTTACCAAATGTCTTAACTCCATTGATAACACGAGGAATTCCCAAGCCAAAGTGCACCTCTTTAAAGAGAATAATTTGCAAGGCACTCTCACTCCATTTAAGGGTGTTAAATACGAAAAGGAAGGATTCCAACTCTCCAGAGATGCTAACAAATCTGATCTTAGTTATGAGCTTCTTACGGAACAACAAGCATCCAGTCTTACGTTCAATCTTGTAAGTGATGCTCAAATGGGCgaaattttcaaaagcttatTGCAAGGTTCTGAtctcttagaaaaaaatggtgGCAATATTGACAGAAATGAGTGGGAATTCAGGACTCCAGAGAAACAGGTTTTAGACAGTTATAAATGCAGGGGTAATGCTGCTGAACTGGTGCAAGAGGTTGTTCCAAAGGAGACTTGTGTGGAATCTCGACCAGTAGAGGATATTAACTGGCCTATTGTTTCACCTGTAAGAGCTCCCTCTTTAGCATCTAGGCTTCAGATGTCTGTTGATCCAGATGTACTAGATGAAAGCTGTATGTTTGAGGTTCCTACAAATGCAGCTTCATGCAAAGAAGATGAATGCAACTtacaaaagaataaatcatTTGTTTCTTCTATCCTTCTTGAAGATTTGGCTGTTTCCTTAACTATTCCATCACCTTTGAAATCAGATGCTCACCTCAGCTTCCTAAAACCTGAGAATAATTCTAGCTCAACTCCCGAGGGTGTTCTCAGTGCACATTACAGTGAAGATGCACTACTTGAAGAGGAGGATGCCACTGAACAAGACATTCATTTGGCTTTAGAATCTGATAACTCAAGCAGTAAATCAAGTTGTTCTTCATCATGGACAAGTCGGCCTGTTGCTCCCGGTTTTCAGTGTCGTCCCAGCCTACCAATGCAAGCAGTAATAATGGAGAAATCCAATGACCATTTTATTGTAAAGATTAGGCGTGCAGTGCCATCTATCTCAACAGCATCTGATCAGGTGGCTTTAGTGAAGGAGGCACGGGTGTCCTCAGCTAAgattgaaaaagaagaaataagaagtGGGGCAAAAGAAAGGGACAGTCAGATTGCCACAGCAGCCACTGTGCAAGGAACTGTCAAACCAGATCTGGTTAAGACAGATCGCTTGCCTCATGTCAGCATCGGAAAAGAACAACATCCTGCCTTACCTCAGCCTCTAAAGGAGTCATATAATAGTattggaaaggaagaaactaCTGGGTTGCTTGGACCCTGTAGAAAATCTTCAAACGCAGAGAACCATGACACTGAAAGCCCAGATGAAGGCTCAGAGCAATCTCAGGCACACAAATTGAAAGTAtctgaaaacataaatgaaatgGGTGTTGGATGCAGTTTAGAGTCATATGTAGACATAACAGATGATATTGTTGGTGAAATTTCATGTTGTGCAGTGAAATCCACTGCAAATAACAGGAGCCAGGAAACTTCTGCAGGAAATTTGGAAACCagtaataaaaaggaagaactggaagagtGCGCTGGTGCATTTATAGACTTAACAGGAGAGTTTTCCAATGAGACTGCAGCAGGTGAatgtaattttgaaacaaaatccaCCTCAAATACTGATGAAGGATGCCAGAAAAGTATAGATGATAAAActagtaaaaaaaggaaaaaggagtcTGTCAGAGAGAATTCCAACTCAAAAAGGCAACGACGAGAAACTGAATCAGCAGGTGAAGGGAGTGATGCAAGTGATACAAAGTCTGAAGAGGTAAATTCAGCACCCAAGCTATGTTCTAGTAAGAAGAATGAGTTGCAGCAGAACAAAGATTCTTCTCCTTCAGCGTCATCTGCATCATCACCTAGTCTGTATGCcaaaaacatcattaaaaagaaaggagaagtaGTAGTTTCCTGGACGAG AAATGATGACCGAGAAATTTTACTGGAATGTCAGAGAAAAGGGCCGTCAAGCAAAACCTTTGGTTCCTTGGCCACTAGGCTGAACAAAAGTCCAAATCAG
- the CASP8AP2 gene encoding CASP8-associated protein 2 isoform X2, whose product MATDEDELGLFDIRYGAEASPFREGDESSVDIYDGLDNGLTVPDNSAPNSTPAGNSLNLFDEILIEEGTAKEASYNENVILQNENQALKKNISALIKTARVEINRKDEEISNLHQRLSEFPSHRSSFTRYLPGSTNGRCSEMCKTKDSKFRPPDSGDSVKMEHRMKNDCSKDTYHSYSSHNTDSGKSSSEKRNTPYLLRYPPEELCIDSTHTCLPNYDHSSNKDNRKERKEIKSNEQYSRGSGNKYKREVHQSTGNNGDSEEGNSDPQQKLKTLSEKASKNDLQQKSQSLKFKRSPSVERRVERGVSSREKQTTGKDRFQTRGELFADERSQNVLKKDIKTYDKDEKNAGQKNKPNEKLQEQPRRSGRGSSPHSKNEQSKSLHESRKCRMEESRKGKDTDCRRDRGANDYTSRDGRTSPSSSKSREHKYARLKENSSRYEWETAHSKSERHRTEEKRKRERENQDENKHFRNERKVAKEFFHQSAKESKKGTDVTKSERNKSCKLEATSRVADSFKDHKVPKTKDDHTGTKSKDLKLSFMEKLNLTLSPAKKQCLSPTDRLKTSSPKAADEGSAELTLQAELLDFAHPVNCGPTEQSDLTLQVLDSAAQSDGAPAPPVPVNSEDEAVEVAAADPAQSEALSAVAVDELSSGILPEAQVGQVQPQALPGAAELPVPDEMQAETSEAAEACDVVESEAPATAAAVSDLNHPESLPLEVAGSVAECENLPVMVGVMQDDDVPAAAQSEPVSESMRALPESAAEKKEDKIRLAANIESSADQCGSQNLVLDDSEAKNSGDLECCDITDDTSETKPDSLMEVVKDDDPLAAENVECPTEGEGICEINMGTSQSHDRTMLTEKDETLVDQNACDLEPDLTEIRTAASSLSGEMYPRTKDRETNPFAIDDDSSILSIDLNHLRYIPKAISPLNSPMRPLAKALKMESPCKGLVKSYNKDVIPESTVVVCPSKNLSKELNKENQKPVSMSDEHLEMESQLSISSDEIEEGEIISSDEEKSKLERGSENTKKSRPKASPEARNLTSSPQNQKSKTVCCNEDYGKFISVKVSTKKNGERHKNQTFRSSKDMKKNKTVSIASLEKIVHVIVEPSNVQEVMQMLRAVRKQMRKNYMKFKVHFPVQRFHRIIESGIINFTSLIKYLNFSKMSTLGETVKLNICDIIESKLKQVKKNAIVDRLFEQQVSDMKKQLWKFVDEQLDYLFEKIRRIIIKLCDVQNESKEGKFEKAGKQKHKIGHKNDVQRSRKRSLKARSQKHEEYIISKQIVGYQRPKCQHEKSKTDAPKPAFTKCLNSIDNTRNSQAKVHLFKENNLQGTLTPFKGVKYEKEGFQLSRDANKSDLSYELLTEQQASSLTFNLVSDAQMGEIFKSLLQGSDLLEKNGGNIDRNEWEFRTPEKQVLDSYKCRGNAAELVQEVVPKETCVESRPVEDINWPIVSPVRAPSLASRLQMSVDPDVLDESCMFEVPTNAASCKEDECNLQKNKSFVSSILLEDLAVSLTIPSPLKSDAHLSFLKPENNSSSTPEGVLSAHYSEDALLEEEDATEQDIHLALESDNSSSKSSCSSSWTSRPVAPGFQCRPSLPMQAVIMEKSNDHFIVKIRRAVPSISTASDQVALVKEARVSSAKIEKEEIRSGAKERDSQIATAATVQGTVKPDLVKTDRLPHVSIGKEQHPALPQPLKESYNSIGKEETTGLLGPCRKSSNAENHDTESPDEGSEQSQAHKLKVSENINEMGVGCSLESYVDITDDIVGEISCCAVKSTANNRSQETSAGNLETSNKKEELEECAGAFIDLTGEFSNETAAGECNFETKSTSNTDEGCQKSIDDKTSKKRKKESVRENSNSKRQRRETESAGEGSDASDTKSEEVNSAPKLCSSKKNELQQNKDSSPSASSASSPSLYAKNIIKKKGEVVVSWTRNDDREILLECQRKGPSSKTFGSLATRLNKSPNQVSERFKQLMKLFKKSKCK is encoded by the exons GCTATCAGAATTTCCCAGTCATCGAAGTAGTTTCACCAGATACCTTCCAGGATCAACTAATGGAAGGTGCTCTGAGATGTGTAAAACAAAAGATTCCAAATTCAGACCTCCTGATTCAGGTGACAGTGTAAAGATGgagcacagaatgaaaaatgactgTTCAAAAGATACATACCACAGTTACTCATCTCATAATACAGACAGTGGGAAGTCTagctctgaaaaaagaaacactccATATTTGCTGAGATACCCTCCCGAAGAGCTCTGCATTGACAGTACTCATACCTGTCTGCCAAACTATGACCATAGTTCCAACAAGgataacagaaaggaaagaaaagaaattaaaagtaatgaaCAGTACAGTAGGGGAAGTGGcaacaaatacaaaagagaAGTACATCAGAGCACTGGAAACAACGGTGACAGTGAAGAAGGAAACTCAGATCctcagcaaaagctgaaaactcTTTCAGAGAAAGCTAGTAAAAATGACTTGCAACAAAAAAGTCAGAGCTTAAAATTCAAACGCAGTCCAAGTGTAGAAAGAAGAGTAGAAAGAGGTGTTTCTTCCAGGGAAAAACAAACTACTGGTAAAGACAGATTTCAAACAAGAGGTGAATTGTTTGCTGATGAGAGATCgcaaaatgtattaaaaaaagacattaaaacatatgataaagatgaaaaaaatgctggccaaaaaaataaaccaaatgaaAAGCTACAAGAGCAACCAAGGAGATCTGGTAGAGGGAGTAGTCCACACTCAAAGAATGAACAATCAAAGAGTCTTCATGAATCACGTAAATGTCGCATGGAAGAgtctagaaaaggaaaagacactGACTGCAGGAGAGACAGGGGAGCAAATGATTATACTTCTCGAGATGGAAGGACTTCACCTTCTAGTTCCAAAAGCAGAGAACATAAATATGCACGCTTGAAGGAAAACAGTAGTAGATATGAATGGGAAACAGCACATTCCAAATCAGAAAGacacagaactgaagaaaaaaggaaaagagaaagagagaatcAGGATGAGaataaacattttagaaatgaaagaaaagttgcaaaagaattttttcaCCAATCTGCAAAAGAATCCAAGAAAGGTACAGATGTTACAAAAAGTGAGAGAAACAAGTCCTGTAAGCTAGAAGCAACATCCAGAGTAGCAGACAGTTTTAAAGACCATAAAGTTCCCAAAACTAAAGATGATCACACTGGGACAAAAAGCAAAGACTTAAAACTTAGCTTTATGGAAAAGCTAAATTTAACTCTTTCTCCTGCTAAGAAGCAGTGTCTCTCTCCAACAGATAGACTTAAAACATCTTCCCCAAAGGCCGCTGATGAGGGGAGTGCAGAGCTCACGCTGCAGGCAGAACTGTTAGATTTTGCCCACCCTGTTAACTGTGGTCCCACAGAGCAATCTGATTTAACACTACAAGTTCTGGACAGTGCAGCTCAAAGTGACGGGGCACCAGCACCGCCAGTTCCTGTTAATTCTGAAGATGAAGCAGTGGAAGTTGCAGCAGCAGATCCAGCACAATCTGAAGCATTGTCAGCAGTGGCAGTGGATGAACTGAGCTCGGGAATCTTACCAGAAGCACAAGTGGGTCAGGTACAGCCCCAGGCCttgccaggagcagcagagttACCTGTTCCTGATGAGATGCAGGCTGAAAcatcagaagcagcagaggcttGTGATGTGGTTGAATCGGAAGCCCCAGCTACAGCAGCGGCAGTGTCAGATCTGAATCACCCTGAATCTTTGCCCCTGGAGGTGGCAGGGAGTGTGGCAGAGTGTGAAAACTTGCCTGTGATGGTGGGTGTGATGCAGGATGATGAtgtaccagcagcagcacagtctgAACCTGTCAGTGAAAGTATGAGAGCCCTTCCAGagtcagcagcagagaagaaagaagataaaatacgGCTAGCTGCTAACATAGAAAGCTCAGCAGACCAATGTGGCTCTCAAAACCTTGTCTTGGATGACTCTGAAGCCAAAAATTCTGGTGACCTGGAGTGCTGTGATATCACAGATGATACTAGCGAAACAAAACCAGACTCTTTAATGGAAGTAGTGAAGGATGATGATCCTTTGGCTGCAGAAAATGTTGAGTGTCCCACTGAGGGAGAGGGTATCTGTGAAATTAATATGGGTACATCTCAGTCACATGACAGAACTATGTTAACTGAGAAGGATGAAACATTAGTTGACCAGAATGCTTGTGATCTGGAGCCAGACTTAACTGAAATCCGTACTGCAGCATCTTCTCTTAGCGGTGAGATGTATCCTAGAACTAAAGACAGAGAAACTAACCCATTTGCTATTGATGATGACAGCTCAATACTAAGCATTGATCTCAATCACTTGAGGTATATTCCGAAGGCAATCAGCCCACTGAACAGTCCGATGCGCCCTTTGGCTAAAGCACTTAAGATGGAAAGTCCCTGCAAAGGTCTTGTGAAGAGTTATAACAAAG atGTAATTCCTGAAAGTACAGTCGTTGTCTGTCCATCAAAGAATTTGTCAAAGGagttaaacaaagaaaatcagaagccAGTTAGCATGTCTGATGAACACTTGGAGATGGAGTCCCAGCTGAGTATCTCTTCAGATGAAATAGAAGAAGGAGAAATCATAAGCAGCgatgaagaaaaatctaaacTAGAAAGAGgctctgaaaatacaaagaagtCAAGACCAAAAGCTTCTCCCGAGGCACGAAATTTGACCAGCAGTCCGCAGAATCAAAAGAGCAAAACTGTGTGTTGCAATGAAGATTatggaaaatttatttctgtgaaagtaAGTACAAAGAAGAACGGAGAGAGGCATAAAAATCAGACTTTCAGATCTTCGAaggatatgaagaaaaataaaacagtgagcATTGCTTCTCTTGAAAAAATAGTTCATGTTATTGTTGAACCTTCAAATGTACAAGAAGTCATGCAGATGCTAAGAGCTGTACGaaaacagatgaggaaaaattaCATGAAGTTCAAGGTACACTTCCCAGTTCAACGTTTtcacagaattatagaatcTGGTATCATAAATTTTAcatcattaataaaatacttgaaCTTTTCCAAGATGTCTACATTAGGTGAGACAGTAAAATTGAATATCTGTGATATTATAGAGTCCAAACTTAAGCAAGTTAAAAAGAATGCAATAGTGGACCGTCTTTTTGAACAACAAGTATCAGATATGAAAAAACAGTTATGGAAATTTGTAGATGAACAGCTTGATTACTTATTTGAAAAGATAAGGAGAATTATAATAAAACTATGTGATGTGCAAAATGAGAGTAAGGAAGGGAaatttgaaaaagcaggaaagcaaaaacacaAGATCGGTCATAAAAATGATGTGCAAAGATCTAGAAAAAGGTCCCTGAAAGCCAGATCTCAAAAGCACGAAGAATATatcatttcaaagcaaattgtGGGTTATCAGCGACCTAAGTGTCAGCACgagaaaagtaaaacagatgCACCAAAACCTGCCTTTACCAAATGTCTTAACTCCATTGATAACACGAGGAATTCCCAAGCCAAAGTGCACCTCTTTAAAGAGAATAATTTGCAAGGCACTCTCACTCCATTTAAGGGTGTTAAATACGAAAAGGAAGGATTCCAACTCTCCAGAGATGCTAACAAATCTGATCTTAGTTATGAGCTTCTTACGGAACAACAAGCATCCAGTCTTACGTTCAATCTTGTAAGTGATGCTCAAATGGGCgaaattttcaaaagcttatTGCAAGGTTCTGAtctcttagaaaaaaatggtgGCAATATTGACAGAAATGAGTGGGAATTCAGGACTCCAGAGAAACAGGTTTTAGACAGTTATAAATGCAGGGGTAATGCTGCTGAACTGGTGCAAGAGGTTGTTCCAAAGGAGACTTGTGTGGAATCTCGACCAGTAGAGGATATTAACTGGCCTATTGTTTCACCTGTAAGAGCTCCCTCTTTAGCATCTAGGCTTCAGATGTCTGTTGATCCAGATGTACTAGATGAAAGCTGTATGTTTGAGGTTCCTACAAATGCAGCTTCATGCAAAGAAGATGAATGCAACTtacaaaagaataaatcatTTGTTTCTTCTATCCTTCTTGAAGATTTGGCTGTTTCCTTAACTATTCCATCACCTTTGAAATCAGATGCTCACCTCAGCTTCCTAAAACCTGAGAATAATTCTAGCTCAACTCCCGAGGGTGTTCTCAGTGCACATTACAGTGAAGATGCACTACTTGAAGAGGAGGATGCCACTGAACAAGACATTCATTTGGCTTTAGAATCTGATAACTCAAGCAGTAAATCAAGTTGTTCTTCATCATGGACAAGTCGGCCTGTTGCTCCCGGTTTTCAGTGTCGTCCCAGCCTACCAATGCAAGCAGTAATAATGGAGAAATCCAATGACCATTTTATTGTAAAGATTAGGCGTGCAGTGCCATCTATCTCAACAGCATCTGATCAGGTGGCTTTAGTGAAGGAGGCACGGGTGTCCTCAGCTAAgattgaaaaagaagaaataagaagtGGGGCAAAAGAAAGGGACAGTCAGATTGCCACAGCAGCCACTGTGCAAGGAACTGTCAAACCAGATCTGGTTAAGACAGATCGCTTGCCTCATGTCAGCATCGGAAAAGAACAACATCCTGCCTTACCTCAGCCTCTAAAGGAGTCATATAATAGTattggaaaggaagaaactaCTGGGTTGCTTGGACCCTGTAGAAAATCTTCAAACGCAGAGAACCATGACACTGAAAGCCCAGATGAAGGCTCAGAGCAATCTCAGGCACACAAATTGAAAGTAtctgaaaacataaatgaaatgGGTGTTGGATGCAGTTTAGAGTCATATGTAGACATAACAGATGATATTGTTGGTGAAATTTCATGTTGTGCAGTGAAATCCACTGCAAATAACAGGAGCCAGGAAACTTCTGCAGGAAATTTGGAAACCagtaataaaaaggaagaactggaagagtGCGCTGGTGCATTTATAGACTTAACAGGAGAGTTTTCCAATGAGACTGCAGCAGGTGAatgtaattttgaaacaaaatccaCCTCAAATACTGATGAAGGATGCCAGAAAAGTATAGATGATAAAActagtaaaaaaaggaaaaaggagtcTGTCAGAGAGAATTCCAACTCAAAAAGGCAACGACGAGAAACTGAATCAGCAGGTGAAGGGAGTGATGCAAGTGATACAAAGTCTGAAGAGGTAAATTCAGCACCCAAGCTATGTTCTAGTAAGAAGAATGAGTTGCAGCAGAACAAAGATTCTTCTCCTTCAGCGTCATCTGCATCATCACCTAGTCTGTATGCcaaaaacatcattaaaaagaaaggagaagtaGTAGTTTCCTGGACGAG AAATGATGACCGAGAAATTTTACTGGAATGTCAGAGAAAAGGGCCGTCAAGCAAAACCTTTGGTTCCTTGGCCACTAGGCTGAACAAAAGTCCAAATCAG